The Haloarchaeobius amylolyticus genome window below encodes:
- the pepF gene encoding oligoendopeptidase F, translated as MSSVPERSEIDTEYTWDLESIYATDEEWEEAFETVQDRLADLEQYEGQVTDDGETLLSVLQLRDEIMREVSMVYSYARMRKDEDTTNQQYQAFTARAQSLSSDASSAASFIDPEIQAASRDEIWAMVEETEGLETYEHYLDDVLRMKEHTRSAEVEELLADLSEVTGGTSEVYNMLANADMEFPTVEKPDGSSVQITQNNFTTLLKNQDREFRQTVHESFYEDWADVRNTVAAAYKNAVKADVKTAQARHYDTAREAALDGPNVPVEVYDNLLESVRENLDKLHRHTELKGEALGVDEVEMWDLYMPMTETESPDVSYEQACEWTVEALGALGEEYQQRVQEGLDSRWVDVYENKGKQSGAYSGGTYDTQPFILMNWQDDISSMFTLAHELGHSMHSQYTKQEQPYVYSGYEIFVAEVASTVNEALLTQHLLDTVEDEKFRRHVLNEYLERFRSTLYRQTMFADFEHQTHRLVEEGEALTPDAVDQVYGDLKREFYEPANVDEHITREWMRIPHFYYNFYVYQYATGISAAVALSQQILDPDAEDAEDRYLEFLSKGSREYPLELLQGAGVDMSTKEPVQTALDVYDEYLDEMAELI; from the coding sequence ATGAGTTCAGTCCCCGAACGGTCCGAGATAGACACAGAGTACACGTGGGACCTCGAGTCTATCTACGCGACCGACGAGGAGTGGGAGGAGGCGTTCGAGACGGTGCAGGACCGGCTCGCGGACCTCGAGCAGTACGAAGGGCAGGTCACCGACGACGGCGAGACGCTGCTGTCGGTCCTCCAGTTGCGCGACGAGATCATGCGCGAGGTGTCCATGGTGTACTCCTACGCCCGCATGCGCAAGGACGAGGACACCACGAACCAGCAGTACCAGGCGTTCACCGCCCGCGCCCAGTCGCTCTCCTCGGACGCCTCCAGCGCCGCCTCGTTCATCGACCCCGAGATCCAGGCCGCGAGCCGTGACGAGATCTGGGCGATGGTCGAGGAGACCGAGGGGCTCGAGACCTACGAGCACTACCTCGACGACGTGCTCCGGATGAAAGAACACACGCGCTCGGCCGAGGTCGAGGAGCTGCTCGCCGACCTCAGCGAGGTCACCGGCGGCACCAGCGAGGTGTACAACATGCTCGCCAACGCCGACATGGAGTTCCCGACCGTCGAGAAGCCCGACGGGAGCTCGGTCCAGATCACCCAGAACAACTTCACGACCCTGCTGAAGAACCAGGACCGCGAGTTCCGCCAGACCGTCCACGAGTCCTTCTACGAGGACTGGGCGGACGTGCGCAACACGGTCGCCGCGGCGTACAAGAACGCGGTGAAGGCCGACGTGAAGACGGCGCAGGCCCGCCACTACGACACCGCCCGGGAGGCCGCCCTCGACGGCCCGAACGTCCCGGTCGAGGTGTACGACAACCTCCTCGAATCGGTGCGCGAGAACCTCGACAAGCTCCACCGCCACACCGAGCTGAAGGGCGAGGCCCTCGGCGTCGACGAGGTCGAGATGTGGGACCTCTACATGCCGATGACCGAGACCGAGAGCCCCGACGTCTCCTACGAGCAGGCGTGTGAGTGGACCGTCGAGGCCCTCGGCGCCCTCGGCGAGGAGTACCAGCAGCGCGTCCAGGAAGGGCTCGACTCCCGCTGGGTCGACGTCTACGAGAACAAGGGCAAGCAGTCCGGTGCGTACTCCGGCGGCACCTACGACACCCAGCCGTTCATCCTGATGAACTGGCAGGACGACATCTCCTCGATGTTCACCCTCGCCCACGAGCTGGGCCACTCCATGCACAGCCAGTACACCAAGCAGGAACAGCCCTACGTCTACTCCGGCTACGAGATCTTCGTGGCGGAGGTGGCCAGCACGGTCAACGAGGCGCTGCTCACCCAGCACCTGCTCGACACCGTCGAGGACGAGAAATTCCGCCGGCACGTCCTCAACGAGTACCTCGAACGCTTCCGGTCGACGCTGTACCGCCAGACCATGTTCGCGGACTTCGAGCACCAGACCCACAGGCTGGTCGAGGAGGGCGAGGCGCTCACCCCCGACGCGGTCGACCAGGTGTACGGCGACCTCAAGCGCGAGTTCTACGAGCCCGCGAACGTCGACGAGCACATAACCCGCGAGTGGATGCGCATCCCGCACTTCTACTACAACTTCTACGTGTACCAGTACGCCACTGGCATCTCCGCGGCCGTCGCGCTCAGCCAGCAGATCCTCGACCCCGACGCCGAGGACGCCGAGGACCGGTACCTCGAGTTCCTCTCGAAGGGCTCGCGCGAGTACCCGCTCGAACTGCTGCAGGGTGCCGGCGTCGACATGAGCACGAAGGAACCCGTCCAGACCGCCCTCGACGTGTACGACGAGTACCTCGACGAGATGGCCGAGCTGATATAG
- a CDS encoding zinc ribbon domain-containing protein, translating into MDRRGMMTVLQSLKTAFASDTEERHYHYDCRVCGTSFESDEPTVDTLSCPECGIRSWFESS; encoded by the coding sequence ATGGATAGACGTGGCATGATGACCGTACTCCAGTCCCTGAAGACCGCGTTCGCGTCCGACACCGAGGAGCGCCACTACCACTACGACTGTCGGGTCTGCGGGACCAGTTTCGAGTCCGACGAGCCCACCGTCGACACGCTCAGCTGTCCCGAGTGCGGAATCCGGTCCTGGTTCGAGAGCAGCTGA
- the truA gene encoding tRNA pseudouridine(38-40) synthase TruA has protein sequence MRAFRIAYDGRPYHGFQRQPDLPTVESALFEALCELGVVDGPDAVPPGYAAAGRTDAGVSAVAQSVAFECPEWLTPRAFNGQLPAHVRAWASADVPADFHATYDATSRAYEYHLYAPGADPDLAAEAMARLEGTHDFANLTAASVDDTVRTLQTARVEQAGDFLVFSVRADGFLWELVRRLGSLVRAVATGEAPIGKVDRVLDPAPVPGHEGVPPAAPTGLVLVDATYPGVTFESDARGVASVREVFETKRAEAATVARASGCVENWVGRTHETDVK, from the coding sequence ATGCGCGCGTTCCGCATCGCCTACGACGGCCGGCCGTACCACGGCTTCCAGCGCCAGCCCGACCTGCCGACCGTCGAGTCCGCGCTGTTCGAGGCCCTCTGCGAGCTGGGCGTCGTCGACGGCCCCGACGCGGTCCCGCCGGGGTACGCCGCCGCCGGCCGGACCGACGCGGGCGTCTCGGCGGTCGCCCAGTCCGTCGCCTTCGAGTGCCCGGAGTGGCTGACCCCGCGGGCGTTCAACGGTCAGCTCCCAGCCCACGTGCGGGCGTGGGCCAGCGCCGACGTGCCCGCGGACTTCCACGCGACCTACGACGCGACCAGCCGGGCGTACGAGTACCACCTCTACGCGCCGGGGGCCGACCCCGACCTCGCCGCCGAGGCGATGGCGCGACTCGAGGGTACCCACGACTTCGCGAACCTGACGGCGGCCTCGGTGGACGACACCGTCCGGACCCTGCAGACGGCCCGGGTCGAGCAGGCCGGCGACTTCCTCGTGTTCTCGGTCCGGGCCGACGGCTTCCTCTGGGAACTCGTCCGGCGCCTCGGCTCGCTGGTGCGGGCGGTCGCCACGGGCGAGGCACCGATCGGGAAGGTCGACCGCGTGCTCGACCCGGCGCCCGTGCCGGGCCACGAGGGCGTCCCGCCGGCCGCGCCGACCGGGCTGGTGCTCGTGGACGCGACCTACCCCGGCGTGACGTTCGAGTCCGACGCCCGCGGCGTCGCGAGCGTCCGCGAGGTCTTCGAGACCAAGCGTGCGGAGGCGGCGACGGTAGCCAGGGCTAGCGGCTGTGTGGAGAACTGGGTCGGCAGAACGCATGAGACGGACGTAAAATGA
- a CDS encoding sensor histidine kinase produces MPGADRGEQRPWVDELATSLPVSPLSALGTLLGGVIMVRAVADANPVLRDVIQGALPFTACVAVVVVDRQLVREGVGARDRLTVFSYGLFGFLAAAMVTSLHLLILLTDGVGAVPDPLYLTLTAGTIGVGAGAVAGTGKVREHIAAREAERQRARLDEFASVVSHDLRNPLSVAQAELEETFRTGDPAHLKDVKRSLDRMDDRIQDSLDLARQGRVVGAREPVALDGAATAAWDGVQTGDATLRVDYGGTLDADRARLVELLENLFRNAVEHGREDVTVTVEQTPEGFSVADDGPGIPEDAREQVFERGHTGADGSGLGLAIVESIADAHGWSVHVEDGREGGARFVFET; encoded by the coding sequence ATGCCCGGGGCGGACCGAGGCGAGCAACGGCCGTGGGTCGACGAGCTGGCGACGAGCCTGCCGGTCTCGCCGCTCTCCGCGCTCGGGACGCTGCTCGGCGGTGTCATCATGGTCCGGGCCGTGGCCGACGCCAACCCGGTCCTCCGGGACGTCATCCAGGGGGCGCTGCCCTTCACCGCCTGTGTCGCGGTGGTCGTCGTCGACCGCCAGCTCGTCCGCGAGGGGGTCGGTGCCCGGGACCGGCTCACGGTGTTCTCCTACGGCCTGTTCGGGTTCCTCGCGGCCGCCATGGTCACCTCGTTGCACCTGCTCATCCTGCTCACCGACGGGGTCGGCGCCGTCCCCGACCCGCTCTATCTCACGCTCACCGCCGGGACCATCGGGGTCGGTGCCGGCGCCGTGGCCGGGACGGGGAAGGTCAGAGAGCACATCGCGGCCCGCGAGGCCGAACGCCAGCGCGCCCGGCTCGACGAGTTCGCCAGCGTCGTCAGCCACGACCTGCGGAACCCGCTGTCGGTCGCCCAGGCGGAACTCGAGGAGACCTTCCGAACCGGCGACCCGGCCCACCTCAAGGACGTCAAGCGGTCGCTGGACCGCATGGACGACCGCATCCAGGACTCGCTCGACCTCGCCCGGCAGGGCCGGGTGGTCGGCGCCCGCGAACCCGTCGCGCTCGACGGGGCCGCGACCGCGGCCTGGGACGGCGTCCAGACCGGCGACGCCACCCTGCGGGTGGACTACGGCGGGACCCTCGACGCCGACCGCGCCCGGCTCGTGGAGCTGCTGGAGAACCTCTTCCGCAACGCGGTCGAGCACGGCCGCGAGGACGTGACCGTCACGGTCGAGCAGACGCCCGAGGGGTTCTCGGTCGCCGACGACGGCCCCGGCATCCCCGAGGACGCCCGCGAGCAGGTCTTCGAGCGCGGCCACACCGGCGCCGACGGCTCCGGCCTCGGGCTGGCCATCGTCGAGTCCATCGCCGACGCCCACGGCTGGTCGGTCCACGTCGAGGACGGTCGCGAGGGCGGCGCCCGGTTCGTCTTCGAGACGTGA
- the hisS gene encoding histidine--tRNA ligase encodes MYDGLKGFRDIYPAEMAAYRAVIDTVEDTARRYGFREIATPAMERTQMYVDKSGEEIVEELYAFEDKGGREVSLTPELTPTVARMVVAKQQELSKPIKWFSTRPFWRYEQVQQGRFREFYQTNVDIFGSSEPEADAEILAYGADMLTNFGLDGDDFELRVSHRDILGGLLREFDTDEPVDVRNAIRAVDKRAKVEENEYLDLLYEAGLSYDQAREFDDLLLAGDDDLDELTAWSDSEQVHDAVANLQNVLAATEDFGVREFCEVSLTTARGFDYYTGVVFECFDSTGEVSRAVFGGGRYDDLIEDFGGQPTPAVGVAPGVVNSTLPLLLQRAGVWPDEAVSTDYYVLQVGDTRPVAARVARDLRESGNVVETDVSGRSFGAQMNYADSINAETVVIVGEQDLENDEVTVKDMASGDQTTAPVDDFPGDRAHPTLADFE; translated from the coding sequence ATGTACGACGGACTCAAGGGCTTCCGTGATATCTACCCGGCGGAGATGGCCGCCTACCGGGCGGTCATCGACACCGTCGAGGACACGGCCCGCCGCTACGGGTTCCGCGAGATCGCCACCCCCGCGATGGAGCGAACCCAGATGTACGTGGACAAGTCGGGCGAGGAGATCGTCGAGGAACTGTACGCCTTCGAGGACAAGGGCGGCCGCGAGGTCTCGCTCACGCCGGAGCTGACGCCGACGGTCGCCCGGATGGTCGTCGCGAAGCAACAGGAGCTCTCGAAGCCAATCAAGTGGTTCTCGACGCGGCCGTTCTGGCGCTACGAGCAGGTCCAGCAGGGCCGCTTCCGCGAGTTCTACCAGACCAACGTCGACATCTTCGGGTCCTCGGAACCCGAGGCCGACGCCGAGATTCTCGCCTACGGCGCCGACATGCTCACCAACTTCGGGCTCGACGGCGACGACTTCGAGCTGCGCGTCTCCCACCGCGACATCCTCGGCGGCCTGCTGCGGGAGTTCGACACCGACGAGCCGGTCGACGTCCGCAACGCCATCCGCGCGGTCGACAAGCGCGCGAAGGTCGAGGAGAACGAGTACCTCGACCTGCTGTACGAGGCCGGGCTGAGCTACGACCAGGCCCGCGAGTTCGACGACCTGCTGCTCGCCGGCGACGACGACCTCGACGAACTCACCGCGTGGTCCGACAGCGAACAGGTCCACGACGCCGTCGCGAACCTCCAGAACGTCCTCGCCGCGACCGAGGACTTCGGCGTGCGCGAGTTCTGCGAGGTCTCGCTGACGACCGCCCGCGGGTTCGACTACTACACGGGCGTCGTCTTCGAGTGCTTCGACTCCACCGGCGAGGTCTCCCGCGCCGTCTTCGGCGGCGGCCGCTACGACGACCTCATCGAGGACTTCGGCGGCCAGCCCACGCCCGCGGTCGGCGTCGCCCCCGGCGTCGTCAACTCGACGCTCCCGCTGCTCCTCCAGCGCGCCGGCGTCTGGCCCGACGAGGCCGTCTCGACCGACTACTACGTCCTGCAGGTCGGCGACACCCGCCCCGTCGCGGCCCGCGTCGCCCGCGACCTGCGCGAATCGGGCAACGTCGTCGAGACCGACGTCTCCGGTCGCTCGTTCGGCGCCCAGATGAACTACGCCGACTCCATCAACGCCGAGACCGTCGTCATCGTCGGCGAGCAGGACCTGGAGAACGACGAGGTCACCGTCAAGGACATGGCATCGGGCGACCAGACAACCGCCCCCGTCGACGACTTCCCCGGCGACCGCGCGCACCCGACGCTGGCGGACTTCGAGTAG
- a CDS encoding putative quinol monooxygenase, whose amino-acid sequence MFVIQTTIPVDPAHRDEFVRLAEALVERSREQDGTVDYNAAADLTEPNTFRFFERYRDEAAVDAHARTEEYREFIEALPEVTDGKLRNVQFEVDEAPDEVEFEAEAAIPDEWE is encoded by the coding sequence ATGTTCGTCATCCAGACGACGATTCCGGTCGACCCGGCTCATCGTGACGAGTTCGTTCGGCTCGCCGAGGCGCTCGTCGAGCGCTCGCGCGAGCAGGATGGGACGGTCGACTACAATGCGGCAGCCGACCTGACCGAACCGAATACGTTCCGGTTCTTCGAGCGGTACCGGGACGAGGCCGCGGTCGACGCGCACGCACGAACCGAAGAGTACCGGGAGTTCATCGAGGCACTCCCCGAGGTGACGGATGGGAAACTGCGGAACGTCCAGTTCGAGGTGGACGAAGCACCCGACGAGGTCGAGTTCGAGGCCGAGGCGGCGATTCCGGACGAGTGGGAGTAG
- a CDS encoding phosphotransferase family protein, with product MSGTGETHRRAVNHAADTIMTAPDRTIPRETIEQMVHAIDPNWTLCDHELATGGYLAVYHLSVDTETGTQRVVLKASPDGDSHGIDTEARLLRILDAHTSIPVPTVYGAVDTHDHLSAPFYIMEHVPGRTVERTELDTVSLETLETVARTSGRYLAELHGLDAVDSYGFLTRNPETTLRGEQPPASFDQIVVAEPESSWPVQVRNWADDALRKGRDTRFADLVPELRPVLDEHLDELDGTFEPVLCHIDNSLENVLHDPETGEVTAMLDWAFTLAATPAYDLVLIEESLNGGQWQFVPSAPDNAELIRNALLDGYSQAGSSDVLDQLEENRELYELLSRCRSMHLLQMWPEVKDASPEQVEGAAAAIRTDLESYL from the coding sequence GTGTCCGGGACGGGAGAGACGCATCGAAGAGCAGTCAACCACGCAGCCGATACGATAATGACCGCACCAGACAGAACGATTCCGCGCGAAACGATCGAACAGATGGTTCACGCCATCGACCCGAACTGGACGCTCTGCGACCACGAACTGGCGACGGGAGGTTACCTCGCCGTGTACCACCTCTCGGTCGACACCGAAACTGGAACACAGAGAGTCGTCCTCAAGGCCAGCCCCGACGGTGACAGCCACGGTATCGACACCGAGGCTCGACTGCTTCGGATTCTGGACGCTCACACCTCGATTCCAGTCCCCACCGTCTACGGGGCCGTCGATACACACGACCACCTCTCTGCCCCGTTCTACATCATGGAGCACGTCCCTGGACGCACCGTCGAACGAACGGAGTTGGACACTGTCTCGCTGGAGACACTCGAGACCGTCGCCCGCACTTCAGGGCGATACCTCGCCGAATTGCACGGGTTAGACGCCGTCGACAGCTATGGGTTCCTCACGCGGAACCCGGAGACCACACTTCGAGGGGAGCAGCCGCCTGCTAGCTTCGACCAGATCGTCGTCGCCGAACCGGAGTCCTCGTGGCCAGTACAGGTTCGGAACTGGGCAGACGACGCACTCCGGAAAGGGCGCGACACCCGGTTTGCAGACCTCGTGCCCGAACTTCGGCCGGTACTCGACGAGCACCTCGACGAGCTGGATGGGACGTTCGAACCAGTCCTCTGCCACATCGACAACTCGCTGGAGAACGTGCTCCACGACCCGGAAACTGGCGAGGTCACTGCGATGCTGGACTGGGCGTTCACCCTCGCTGCGACGCCAGCGTACGACCTCGTGTTGATCGAAGAGAGTTTGAACGGTGGCCAGTGGCAGTTCGTCCCGTCGGCTCCGGACAACGCCGAGTTGATCCGGAACGCACTGCTCGACGGGTACTCGCAAGCAGGGTCGTCTGACGTCCTCGACCAACTCGAGGAGAACCGAGAACTCTACGAACTTCTCTCGCGCTGTCGGTCGATGCATCTGCTACAGATGTGGCCTGAAGTCAAAGACGCATCACCGGAACAGGTCGAAGGTGCTGCCGCTGCGATTCGAACAGACCTCGAATCGTATCTCTGA
- a CDS encoding CopD family protein gives MVLAHETTALLVRLLHLLAVTVLVGGAVVVWLQFRREGGGASSDSDPRLATAASYEWLFWGALGVVVMTGVGNLGALAPGVPEPDTRWGAVLALKLGVLLAFVLFSVARSLVLVRVRRLAPAGAGGVLRRAYGLTAGVLVLLLTLAEVLAHG, from the coding sequence ATGGTCCTCGCACACGAGACGACCGCCCTCCTCGTCCGACTGTTGCACCTGCTGGCGGTGACGGTCCTCGTCGGCGGCGCGGTCGTCGTGTGGCTGCAGTTCCGGCGTGAGGGCGGGGGCGCGAGCAGCGACTCCGACCCACGTCTCGCGACAGCGGCGAGCTACGAGTGGCTGTTCTGGGGCGCCCTCGGCGTGGTCGTGATGACCGGTGTCGGGAACCTCGGCGCGCTCGCGCCCGGCGTCCCCGAGCCGGACACGCGCTGGGGGGCGGTCCTCGCGCTGAAACTCGGCGTACTGCTCGCCTTCGTGCTGTTCTCGGTCGCCCGGTCGCTCGTCCTCGTGCGGGTGCGCCGGCTCGCCCCGGCCGGTGCGGGTGGGGTCCTCCGGCGGGCCTACGGGCTGACCGCGGGCGTGCTGGTGCTCCTGCTCACGCTGGCGGAGGTGCTGGCGCATGGCTGA
- a CDS encoding spondin domain-containing protein, which yields MSKHTNAVNRRTVLTTLGIGGAMLVGGVGTASARGGYRRGFYGPTADPCGTCAPAPVCEPLCEPEPVCEPTVTYIVDICNNTCGQAWTPPALAVHSRFAKLFQVGTEACPELAALAKNADLGPMINTLSTSVEDGVDIFAFELGDDVVMSTTDPLNTGLSNKTTIAIEAPARYSVLSMAAMMLATNDGFAGVDALRLPRGPGEVVTAPIFAYDAGVECNSEKAADLVQEAFLFTDVVSSGSQATSEQDLTCNAEGVVDYHPGIAGWGDLDCVKHGFDEVVGTITITMEAPDPCAEVDPCADPCADIDPCAPVDPCAVDPCADVDPCAPVDPCAVADPCAGGLQKTSKKGMRRKSTMRRGIY from the coding sequence ATGAGCAAACACACCAACGCTGTAAACAGACGTACTGTTCTGACGACACTCGGAATCGGGGGGGCGATGCTGGTCGGCGGTGTCGGGACCGCCTCCGCGCGCGGTGGCTACCGCCGCGGCTTCTACGGTCCCACCGCGGACCCCTGTGGCACCTGTGCCCCAGCGCCCGTGTGTGAACCGCTGTGCGAGCCCGAACCCGTGTGCGAGCCCACGGTGACCTACATCGTGGACATCTGCAACAACACGTGCGGGCAGGCCTGGACGCCGCCCGCGCTGGCCGTCCACAGCCGCTTCGCCAAGCTGTTCCAGGTGGGCACCGAGGCGTGCCCCGAACTCGCCGCGCTCGCGAAGAACGCGGACCTCGGCCCGATGATCAACACGCTGAGCACCAGCGTCGAGGACGGCGTCGACATCTTCGCCTTCGAGCTGGGCGACGACGTGGTCATGTCGACCACCGACCCGCTCAACACCGGGCTGTCGAACAAGACCACCATCGCGATCGAGGCGCCCGCGCGCTACTCGGTCCTCTCGATGGCGGCGATGATGCTCGCCACGAACGACGGGTTCGCCGGCGTCGACGCGCTCCGCCTGCCCCGCGGGCCGGGTGAGGTCGTCACCGCACCCATCTTCGCGTACGACGCGGGTGTGGAGTGCAACAGCGAGAAGGCAGCCGACCTCGTGCAGGAGGCGTTCCTGTTCACCGACGTCGTCTCCAGTGGCAGCCAGGCCACCTCGGAGCAGGACCTCACCTGCAACGCCGAGGGCGTCGTCGACTACCACCCGGGCATCGCGGGCTGGGGCGACCTCGACTGCGTCAAGCACGGCTTCGACGAGGTCGTCGGGACCATCACCATCACGATGGAGGCGCCCGACCCGTGCGCCGAGGTCGACCCGTGTGCCGACCCGTGTGCCGATATCGACCCGTGCGCGCCCGTCGACCCCTGTGCGGTCGACCCCTGCGCGGACGTGGACCCGTGCGCGCCCGTCGACCCCTGTGCGGTCGCCGACCCGTGCGCCGGTGGTCTCCAGAAGACCTCGAAGAAGGGCATGCGCCGCAAGAGCACCATGCGGCGTGGCATCTACTAG
- a CDS encoding M28 family metallopeptidase produces MTQLDATLGRLWRDDTPWEFLTALCELEDRLAGHPGEARAADLVADAFETAGVNDLAHETAPITRWSRGDTRLRVVDPVTRGFEAVALPYSPAGEAEARLVDVGHGTPDEIAEADLDGAVALASTDTPGDQRFVHRMEKYGHALDAGAEAFVFANHKPGQLPPTGSLRFDEAGAIPGVGVSYETGEWLREYAERDGTVSLSVDATTQPGETHVVHGTVGPDTDEELLVLAHFDAHDVGEGALDNGCGIAVVVALARALADVDLDRRVRVAGVGGEEVGLLGSEALAADLDTDRIEAVVNVDGAGRHRDLVAYTHAHEELADVAADLAAEADHPVHVRPDPHPWSDHWPFLRAGVPSLQLHSDSGERGRGVTHTRADTRDKADSRTLREHAMLTCLLVRSLACRNFSRLGTDTLLESLREQSFEPGMRAAGIWPQ; encoded by the coding sequence ATGACCCAGCTCGACGCGACCCTCGGGCGGCTCTGGCGGGACGACACCCCCTGGGAGTTCCTGACCGCGCTCTGTGAACTGGAGGACAGACTCGCGGGCCATCCCGGCGAGGCCCGTGCCGCCGACCTCGTCGCTGACGCCTTCGAGACGGCGGGTGTGAACGACCTCGCCCACGAGACCGCGCCCATCACGCGCTGGTCCCGGGGCGACACGAGGCTCCGCGTGGTCGACCCCGTCACCCGCGGGTTCGAGGCGGTCGCGCTCCCGTACTCCCCCGCGGGCGAGGCCGAGGCCCGGCTGGTCGACGTGGGCCACGGGACGCCCGACGAGATCGCCGAGGCCGACCTCGACGGGGCGGTCGCGCTGGCGAGCACGGACACCCCCGGCGACCAGCGCTTCGTCCACCGGATGGAGAAGTACGGCCACGCGCTGGACGCGGGCGCCGAGGCGTTCGTCTTCGCCAACCACAAGCCCGGCCAGCTGCCCCCGACCGGCTCGCTGCGGTTCGACGAGGCGGGCGCCATCCCGGGCGTCGGCGTCTCCTACGAGACCGGCGAGTGGCTCCGCGAGTACGCCGAGCGCGACGGCACGGTGTCCCTCTCGGTCGACGCGACGACCCAACCCGGCGAGACCCACGTCGTCCACGGCACCGTCGGCCCCGACACCGACGAGGAACTGCTGGTGCTCGCACACTTCGACGCCCACGACGTGGGCGAGGGCGCGCTCGACAACGGCTGTGGCATCGCGGTCGTGGTCGCGCTCGCCCGGGCGCTGGCCGACGTGGACCTCGACCGCCGGGTCCGGGTCGCCGGCGTCGGCGGCGAGGAGGTCGGCCTGCTCGGGAGCGAGGCGCTCGCCGCCGACCTCGACACCGACCGCATCGAGGCCGTGGTCAACGTCGACGGGGCGGGTCGCCACCGCGACCTCGTCGCCTACACCCACGCACACGAGGAACTGGCGGACGTCGCAGCCGACCTCGCGGCCGAGGCCGACCACCCGGTCCACGTCCGGCCCGACCCGCACCCCTGGAGCGACCACTGGCCGTTCTTGCGCGCTGGTGTGCCATCCCTGCAACTCCACTCGGACAGCGGGGAACGTGGCCGGGGCGTCACCCACACGCGAGCCGACACGAGAGACAAGGCAGATTCCCGAACGTTACGGGAGCACGCCATGCTCACCTGCTTACTTGTACGTTCCCTGGCGTGTCGAAACTTCAGTCGACTGGGGACCGACACCCTGCTCGAGTCCCTCCGGGAGCAGTCCTTCGAACCCGGCATGCGGGCGGCAGGCATCTGGCCGCAGTAA
- a CDS encoding FkbM family methyltransferase, which yields MSPREDDSDPRTVVYNGVAVPTTAPEEGRDYRPAFEEGTSGELRREVRRGDDVVVVGGGRGITTVVGARMTQSDGSVTTFEANSEMLETLRRTVRVNRVADSVTLEHAAVGPISEQAESTFGPGDGERLDPSALPSCDVLELDCEGSEIEILEGMNCRPRVVIVETHEPIGVPPEDVAPILEARGYEITNRTPAGMHGELTVLTAVRQEDGAR from the coding sequence ATGTCGCCGAGAGAAGACGACAGCGACCCACGAACCGTCGTCTACAACGGTGTTGCTGTTCCGACCACCGCTCCCGAGGAAGGACGCGACTACCGGCCGGCGTTCGAGGAGGGGACGAGTGGGGAGTTACGGCGCGAGGTGCGTCGAGGTGACGACGTCGTCGTGGTCGGCGGTGGGAGAGGGATCACGACTGTCGTCGGTGCACGGATGACACAGTCAGACGGGTCTGTCACGACGTTCGAGGCGAACTCCGAGATGCTGGAGACGCTTCGACGGACGGTTCGGGTGAACCGTGTCGCCGATTCCGTGACGCTCGAACACGCCGCCGTCGGCCCCATCTCCGAACAGGCCGAGTCCACGTTCGGGCCGGGCGATGGTGAACGGCTGGACCCGTCCGCCCTCCCTTCGTGTGATGTGTTGGAGCTCGATTGTGAGGGAAGCGAGATCGAAATCCTCGAAGGGATGAACTGCCGCCCGAGGGTGGTCATCGTCGAAACACACGAACCGATCGGGGTCCCACCGGAAGACGTCGCACCGATACTGGAGGCGCGAGGCTACGAGATTACGAATCGAACGCCTGCGGGAATGCACGGTGAGCTCACGGTACTCACCGCCGTTCGACAGGAGGACGGAGCCCGGTAG